One window of Streptomyces sp. NBC_00273 genomic DNA carries:
- a CDS encoding aromatic ring-hydroxylating oxygenase subunit alpha, with protein sequence MTRASSMFDLISDQDEERPYFETGGIGRSHEFYTGEEQYRREMSRIYGRRWLPVDHVSRLKEKGAYSTLNIGTGSVLIIHGDDGIQAYHNYCRHRGYKLVEEATGKRQSLVCLYHCWVYDRNGKLKSLNGTYLDHFFEKEKNGLLPVRTEVRFGVVFIALSDDAPDLDASLGEFGEFAKVYELADLECVEAKDYPVASNWKLVAHNVNESLHFPTAHKDLHRITDFDDAGTYDLKGDIVGAWQSIRSGYNSVSMTGRSGRTPMQLVPEGDQLKINWITILPNLLFGFTADYVMMQWVWPESPGTCFVRHFWLFHPSETAKSDFSHEAVFALWDKANYEDWEMCERTHRGLSNPLWTPGQLSLDEEVVSQIDSWVARECAEAPDTAVQGEDAAEPGKAAE encoded by the coding sequence ATGACGCGTGCGTCCAGCATGTTCGATCTCATCAGTGACCAGGACGAGGAAAGGCCCTACTTCGAAACAGGCGGCATCGGCAGGTCGCACGAGTTCTACACCGGCGAGGAGCAGTACCGGCGGGAGATGTCCCGCATCTACGGCCGGCGCTGGCTCCCGGTGGACCACGTCTCCCGACTCAAGGAGAAGGGTGCCTACAGCACCCTGAACATCGGCACCGGTTCCGTCCTCATCATCCACGGGGACGACGGGATCCAGGCGTACCACAACTACTGCCGGCACCGCGGCTACAAGCTCGTGGAGGAGGCCACCGGCAAGCGGCAGAGCCTGGTCTGCCTCTACCACTGCTGGGTGTACGACCGCAACGGCAAGCTCAAGAGCCTCAACGGCACCTACCTGGACCACTTCTTCGAGAAGGAGAAGAACGGTCTGCTGCCGGTGCGCACCGAGGTCCGCTTCGGGGTCGTGTTCATCGCCCTGTCCGACGACGCGCCCGACCTCGACGCCTCGCTCGGCGAGTTCGGCGAGTTCGCGAAGGTCTACGAGCTCGCCGACCTGGAGTGCGTCGAGGCGAAGGACTACCCGGTCGCCTCGAACTGGAAGCTCGTCGCGCACAACGTCAACGAGAGCCTGCACTTCCCGACCGCCCACAAGGACCTGCACCGCATCACCGACTTCGACGACGCGGGCACCTACGACCTCAAGGGCGACATCGTCGGGGCGTGGCAGTCGATCCGCAGCGGCTACAACTCCGTTTCCATGACGGGGCGCAGCGGCCGGACGCCCATGCAGCTGGTCCCCGAAGGAGACCAGCTGAAGATCAACTGGATCACCATCCTGCCCAACCTCCTGTTCGGGTTCACGGCCGACTACGTGATGATGCAGTGGGTCTGGCCCGAGAGCCCCGGCACCTGCTTCGTCCGGCACTTCTGGCTCTTCCACCCCTCCGAGACCGCCAAGAGCGACTTCTCCCACGAGGCCGTGTTCGCGCTGTGGGACAAGGCGAACTACGAGGACTGGGAGATGTGCGAGCGGACGCACCGCGGCCTGTCAAACCCCCTGTGGACGCCCGGGCAGCTCTCGCTCGACGAGGAGGTCGTCTCCCAGATCGACTCCTGGGTCGCCCGCGAGTGCGCCGAAGCCCCGGACACCGCCGTGCAGGGCGAGGACGCCGCCGAGCCCGGAAAGGCCGCGGAGTGA
- a CDS encoding NAD(P)/FAD-dependent oxidoreductase, which produces MYDVIVVGGRCAGSPVAMLLARQGHRVLVVDRASFPSDTVSTHYIHQAGLLRLQDWGLLDEIIAAKTPALRKMHYSYRGIELNGFADPVDGIDAVYCPRRTVLDEILVNAARRAGAEVIEGFTVSDLVFTDGRVTGIRGREGDGPEREFRATVVIGADGFHSTVAKKVGAELYNVRPAAGFIYYSYYSGLDDWGLHHKTGFNEKWFGTWPTNDGVNMLAVICTRRQLKEFRQDVEAGFQGVFDDVSPEMGAQLRDQGRREEDFRPMRYPDNYYRRAYGPGWALVGDAGYHKDPYTGWGITDGFLHGELLAERVHQGLTGERPMDEALAEYNKLRDEESAGVYDFTTTLGELTELPPFFRATMDAMGKTQEWTNKMLGLIGGVVPDYEIYAPDALEQLYDAAGTPQAERIYDPAG; this is translated from the coding sequence ATGTACGACGTCATTGTTGTGGGCGGCCGCTGCGCCGGATCGCCGGTTGCGATGCTGCTGGCCCGACAGGGGCACCGGGTCCTCGTGGTGGACCGGGCCTCATTCCCCAGCGACACGGTGTCGACCCACTACATCCACCAGGCGGGGCTGCTGCGGCTCCAGGACTGGGGCCTGCTCGACGAGATCATCGCGGCCAAGACCCCGGCGCTTCGGAAGATGCACTACTCCTACCGGGGCATCGAACTCAACGGATTCGCCGATCCCGTGGACGGCATCGATGCCGTCTACTGCCCGCGCCGCACCGTGCTGGACGAGATCCTCGTCAACGCCGCCCGCCGGGCCGGCGCTGAGGTCATCGAAGGGTTCACGGTATCCGACCTCGTCTTCACCGACGGCCGCGTGACGGGTATCCGAGGACGCGAAGGGGACGGGCCGGAGCGGGAGTTCCGCGCCACCGTGGTCATCGGCGCCGACGGCTTCCACTCCACGGTCGCCAAGAAGGTCGGCGCGGAGCTGTACAACGTGCGCCCCGCGGCGGGCTTCATCTACTACTCGTACTACAGCGGGCTCGACGACTGGGGCCTGCACCACAAGACCGGCTTCAACGAGAAGTGGTTCGGCACCTGGCCGACGAACGACGGCGTGAACATGTTGGCCGTCATTTGCACGCGGCGCCAGCTCAAGGAGTTCCGCCAGGACGTCGAGGCCGGCTTCCAGGGCGTGTTCGACGACGTGTCCCCGGAGATGGGCGCGCAGCTGCGCGACCAGGGCAGGCGCGAAGAGGACTTCAGGCCCATGCGCTACCCGGACAACTACTACCGCCGCGCGTACGGTCCCGGCTGGGCGCTGGTCGGCGACGCCGGCTACCACAAGGACCCCTACACCGGGTGGGGCATCACCGACGGCTTCCTGCACGGCGAGCTCCTCGCCGAGCGCGTTCACCAGGGCCTGACCGGCGAGCGGCCGATGGACGAGGCGCTGGCCGAGTACAACAAGTTGCGCGACGAGGAGAGCGCAGGCGTCTACGACTTCACGACGACGCTCGGCGAACTCACCGAACTCCCGCCGTTCTTCCGGGCGACGATGGATGCGATGGGCAAGACGCAGGAGTGGACCAACAAGATGCTCGGCCTGATCGGCGGAGTCGTCCCGGACTACGAGATCTACGCGCCGGACGCCCTTGAGCAGCTCTACGACGCAGCCGGCACGCCGCAGGCGGAGCGGATCTACGACCCGGCCGGCTGA
- a CDS encoding magnesium and cobalt transport protein CorA → MIVDCAHYRDGRRQHEGAMPLEQAAARCRQGGFVWLGVFEPGPEELDRVREIFGLHELAVEDAAAFHLRPKAEQYEDGTELIILRTARYDDEREEIDTGEISIFLADQFVITVRQGIASELHEARSRLESRPELLKTGSPSTLWAILDQVVDSYAPVVGELERDIEQIEATVFSGAVAPTERIYSLRREATDFYRAVHPLLAVLTRRLQPGKTPPPLQPYMRDVHDHLLLVNEEVAAQRDLLTTVLEANIAVISVEQNKINLRQSATMERLTILASVFLPLSFVVGFFGQNFAWLVTHISSFAAFLTLTVLGVLLPCLMLYVWLRRRRSRPTPPIPEANHTTGWHAPAASAK, encoded by the coding sequence ATGATCGTCGACTGTGCACATTACCGCGACGGGCGTCGACAGCACGAGGGCGCGATGCCCTTGGAGCAGGCGGCCGCGCGCTGCAGGCAAGGCGGATTCGTCTGGCTGGGCGTCTTCGAACCGGGTCCCGAGGAACTGGACCGGGTCCGCGAGATCTTCGGACTGCACGAGCTCGCCGTCGAGGACGCCGCGGCCTTCCACCTGCGGCCGAAGGCCGAGCAGTACGAGGACGGTACCGAACTGATCATCCTGCGCACGGCCCGCTACGACGACGAGCGCGAGGAGATCGACACCGGCGAGATCAGCATCTTCCTCGCAGACCAGTTCGTCATCACCGTCCGCCAGGGCATCGCGAGCGAGTTGCACGAAGCCCGCAGCCGGCTCGAAAGCCGCCCCGAACTGCTCAAGACCGGCAGCCCCTCCACGCTGTGGGCGATCCTCGACCAGGTCGTCGACAGCTATGCGCCCGTCGTCGGCGAGCTGGAGCGCGACATCGAGCAGATCGAGGCCACGGTGTTCTCCGGGGCGGTCGCCCCGACCGAACGGATCTACTCCCTGCGCCGCGAGGCCACCGACTTCTACCGGGCCGTACACCCGCTGCTCGCCGTGCTCACCAGGCGGCTGCAGCCCGGCAAGACGCCGCCCCCGCTCCAGCCGTACATGCGTGACGTGCACGACCACCTGCTGCTGGTCAATGAGGAGGTCGCCGCCCAGCGCGATCTCCTGACCACCGTCCTGGAAGCGAACATCGCGGTGATCTCCGTAGAGCAGAACAAGATCAACCTTCGGCAGAGCGCCACGATGGAAAGGCTCACGATCCTCGCGAGCGTGTTCCTCCCGCTGTCCTTCGTGGTCGGCTTCTTCGGGCAGAACTTCGCATGGCTGGTCACCCACATCAGCAGCTTCGCGGCGTTCCTCACCCTCACCGTCCTCGGGGTGCTCCTGCCGTGCCTGATGCTGTACGTCTGGCTACGCCGACGGCGAAGCCGGCCGACGCCGCCGATCCCCGAAGCGAACCACACCACGGGCTGGCACGCCCCGGCAGCCTCCGCGAAGTGA
- a CDS encoding ornithine cyclodeaminase family protein — protein sequence MTTTLPVFDTGAIEAAATSQMVLDTVRDALIAHAEGRTSVPPPLHMDFPQANGDCHVKAGWITDATEFTVKIATGFYGRPGSGMPSHHHGLVCVISADTGQIRAVLNDRGLLTAWRTAAAGALVTHAMARPTALTLGLFGTGEQALLQAVWLAKLRPISQILVHGRNLHNAAALCEELHKNGLPARPASARQTAGADMIITTTPATAPVLNAADVPEGTHVTGIGTDMPHKNELPPALFQRARLIATDDRSQCLHHGDFGHAVRAGAAASDGDIAAGLLLKTPPDRPETAITVADLTGVGALDAALASAVLNHLVR from the coding sequence ATGACGACGACCCTGCCCGTCTTCGACACGGGCGCCATCGAGGCGGCCGCCACTTCCCAGATGGTCCTGGACACCGTCCGTGACGCTCTCATCGCCCACGCCGAGGGCCGCACCAGCGTCCCGCCGCCCCTGCACATGGACTTCCCCCAGGCCAACGGGGACTGCCACGTGAAAGCCGGCTGGATCACCGACGCCACCGAGTTCACCGTCAAGATAGCGACCGGCTTCTACGGCCGCCCCGGCTCCGGCATGCCGTCCCACCACCACGGCCTGGTCTGCGTCATCAGCGCCGACACCGGGCAGATACGGGCCGTCCTCAACGACCGCGGCCTGCTCACCGCCTGGCGCACCGCCGCCGCGGGCGCACTGGTCACCCATGCCATGGCCCGGCCCACCGCCCTCACCCTGGGCCTCTTCGGCACCGGCGAACAGGCCCTCCTCCAAGCCGTCTGGCTGGCCAAACTCCGCCCCATCAGCCAGATACTCGTCCACGGCCGCAACCTGCACAATGCCGCTGCCCTGTGCGAGGAACTCCACAAGAACGGCCTGCCGGCCCGGCCCGCTTCCGCACGGCAGACCGCCGGCGCCGACATGATCATCACCACCACACCGGCGACAGCACCGGTCCTGAACGCCGCCGACGTGCCCGAGGGCACCCACGTGACCGGCATCGGCACGGACATGCCCCACAAGAACGAGCTGCCACCGGCGCTCTTCCAGCGCGCACGGCTCATCGCGACCGACGACCGTTCCCAGTGCCTCCACCACGGCGACTTCGGCCACGCCGTCCGCGCCGGCGCCGCCGCGTCGGACGGCGACATCGCCGCTGGCCTGCTCCTGAAGACGCCCCCCGACCGCCCCGAAACGGCAATCACGGTCGCCGACCTCACCGGTGTGGGCGCCCTCGATGCGGCACTCGCCTCGGCCGTCCTCAACCACCTCGTGCGATGA
- a CDS encoding pyridoxal phosphate-dependent aminotransferase — MTRLPDFRLETYFSRWEFTARHHLTASDVQTMTLGELLSLADDKDSEAFENLPLGYTETFGDPALREVIAQTYENAGAGDVICFAGAEEALYLAMNVLLDAGDHAVVVTPNYQAAETVPMALCEVTGVALDPDRNWALDLDEVAAALRPNTRVVSVNFPNNPTGKVIDAADFTALARLCDERGIHLFSDEVYRGLEHDAARILPQAADLSERALSLNVTSKSLGLPGLRIGWITCRDRDVLSRLERAKHYTTICNSAPSEVLARIALKARETILRRNRALIAANLPVFESFFAEFADDFDWQAPDGGCVAYPRYLGPDGVEEFCTRLVEEAGVLLLPASIYHSELTATPPDRFRIGIGRHRPEEGLAAFAQWMRTRR; from the coding sequence ATGACAAGGCTGCCCGACTTCCGACTGGAAACTTACTTCTCCCGCTGGGAGTTCACCGCCCGCCACCACCTGACCGCCTCCGACGTCCAGACCATGACGCTGGGCGAGCTCCTCTCGCTGGCCGACGACAAGGACAGTGAGGCCTTCGAGAACCTGCCCTTGGGATACACCGAAACCTTCGGCGACCCGGCCCTGCGCGAGGTGATCGCCCAGACGTACGAGAACGCCGGCGCGGGCGACGTGATCTGCTTCGCGGGAGCCGAGGAAGCCCTCTACCTGGCGATGAACGTCCTGCTCGACGCCGGGGACCACGCCGTGGTGGTGACCCCGAACTACCAGGCCGCCGAGACCGTGCCGATGGCGCTGTGCGAGGTCACCGGCGTGGCCCTCGACCCGGACCGCAACTGGGCCCTGGACCTCGACGAAGTGGCGGCGGCGCTCCGGCCGAACACCCGCGTCGTGTCGGTGAACTTCCCCAACAACCCCACCGGAAAGGTCATCGACGCGGCCGACTTCACCGCGCTCGCCCGCCTGTGCGACGAGCGTGGCATCCACCTCTTCAGCGACGAGGTCTACCGCGGCCTGGAACACGACGCCGCCCGCATCCTGCCGCAGGCCGCCGACCTGTCCGAGCGCGCCCTGTCCCTGAACGTGACGTCCAAATCCCTGGGACTGCCGGGGCTGCGCATCGGCTGGATCACCTGCCGCGACCGCGACGTGCTCTCGCGCCTGGAGCGCGCCAAGCACTACACCACCATCTGCAACTCCGCCCCCAGCGAGGTCCTGGCCCGCATCGCGCTCAAGGCCCGCGAGACGATCCTGCGGCGCAACAGGGCGCTCATCGCAGCCAACCTGCCGGTGTTCGAGTCGTTCTTCGCCGAGTTCGCGGACGACTTCGACTGGCAGGCCCCCGACGGTGGGTGCGTCGCCTATCCCCGCTACCTCGGCCCCGACGGGGTGGAGGAATTCTGCACCCGCCTGGTGGAGGAAGCCGGCGTCCTGCTGCTGCCCGCCAGCATCTACCACTCCGAACTCACCGCCACCCCGCCCGACCGGTTCCGCATCGGCATCGGCCGGCACCGCCCCGAGGAAGGCCTGGCAGCCTTCGCGCAGTGGATGCGGACACGCCGATGA
- a CDS encoding helix-turn-helix transcriptional regulator: MGNVEDPQDARVRLWAPVAQAVALLLGPYAEVVLHDPDTDRVLGIWNPMTSRGVGDPSLLGELDDLEPSAQDVFGPYEKLLVDGRRLTSVSAVLRDPQDRPSAVLCINLDRTPLEQAAAVLSAFGAPTVQRPEPLFEQDWSERIQHVIGGYVRETGRPVERMTRQDRLAVLSRLEEARVFAVRRAAPVVAGALQVSRSTVYGLLAELRSPNAKDRP, from the coding sequence ATGGGGAATGTCGAAGACCCGCAAGATGCTCGTGTGCGACTGTGGGCGCCGGTGGCCCAGGCCGTTGCGTTGCTGCTCGGCCCGTACGCGGAGGTCGTCCTGCACGATCCGGACACCGACCGGGTCCTCGGGATCTGGAATCCGATGACCTCCCGCGGTGTGGGAGATCCCTCGCTGCTGGGGGAGCTGGACGATCTCGAACCGTCGGCACAGGACGTGTTCGGGCCGTACGAGAAGCTGCTCGTCGACGGTCGTCGGCTCACATCGGTCAGCGCGGTCCTGCGCGATCCGCAGGACCGACCGTCGGCGGTGCTGTGCATCAACCTCGACCGCACTCCGCTGGAACAAGCCGCCGCGGTCCTGTCCGCCTTCGGCGCCCCCACCGTGCAGCGCCCGGAGCCGTTGTTCGAGCAGGACTGGTCCGAGCGCATCCAGCACGTCATCGGCGGCTACGTCCGCGAGACGGGGCGCCCCGTCGAACGCATGACCCGCCAGGACCGCCTGGCCGTTCTCAGCCGGCTGGAGGAGGCCCGGGTGTTCGCGGTCCGCCGCGCCGCTCCCGTCGTCGCCGGCGCCCTGCAGGTGTCCCGTTCCACTGTCTACGGCCTGCTCGCCGAACTCAGATCACCGAACGCGAAGGACCGACCATGA
- a CDS encoding long-chain-fatty-acid--CoA ligase, translating to MTNLATFLVDSAAARGDRIAVRHDGSTLTYAQLDDASARVAALLRDRGVRPGDRIALTMPNVPLFPVVYYGILRAGGVVVPMNPLLKAREVAFTLRDCGARMALVFPLFADEVVKAAAETGTACLVTEPADFDDMLRAHEPVPGVVDRTDDEAALILYTSGTTGTPKGAELSHRNLATNTATAAETLLQVGPDDVLFGGLPLFHAFGQTCALNTAVAAGATLTLLPRFEPQRALEIMARDGVTVFLGVPTMYAALLYAELPEGFSTHGLRLAVSGGASLPVEVLHGFERRFGVTVLEGYGLSETSPVAAFNHPDRPRKAGSIGQPVRGVEMKLVAEDGGAVPPGEVGEIAIRGENLMTGYWNRREATAEAVRDGWFHSGDLARLDEDGFYFIVDRKKDLIIRGGYNVYPREVEEVLYAHPSVAEAAVVGVPHSFHGEEIAAVIVLRPGAEATAEEIREYVRDRVAAYKYPRIVTFTAELPKGPTGKILKREIVVTGQ from the coding sequence ATGACCAACCTCGCCACGTTCCTCGTGGACTCCGCCGCGGCCCGGGGCGATCGCATCGCCGTCCGCCACGACGGCAGCACGCTCACCTACGCCCAGTTGGACGACGCGAGCGCCAGGGTCGCCGCCCTGCTGCGCGACCGCGGTGTCCGGCCCGGCGATCGCATCGCGCTGACCATGCCCAACGTGCCGCTGTTCCCGGTCGTCTACTACGGCATCCTGCGGGCCGGCGGCGTGGTCGTGCCGATGAACCCGCTCCTCAAAGCCCGTGAGGTGGCCTTCACCCTGCGCGACTGCGGGGCGCGGATGGCGCTGGTGTTCCCCCTGTTCGCGGACGAGGTCGTGAAGGCCGCTGCCGAGACCGGAACCGCATGCCTGGTGACCGAGCCCGCGGACTTCGACGACATGCTGCGGGCCCACGAACCGGTGCCCGGCGTCGTCGACCGTACCGATGACGAGGCGGCCCTCATCCTCTACACCTCGGGCACGACCGGGACGCCGAAGGGGGCCGAACTGTCCCACCGGAACCTGGCCACCAACACCGCCACCGCGGCCGAGACGCTGCTTCAGGTCGGACCCGACGACGTGCTCTTCGGTGGCCTGCCCCTCTTCCACGCCTTCGGTCAGACCTGCGCGCTGAACACCGCCGTTGCCGCCGGCGCCACACTGACCCTGTTGCCGCGGTTCGAGCCGCAGCGCGCCCTGGAGATCATGGCCCGCGACGGAGTCACCGTGTTCCTCGGCGTGCCGACGATGTACGCGGCGCTGCTCTATGCCGAGCTCCCCGAAGGCTTCAGCACCCACGGGCTCCGCCTGGCCGTCTCGGGCGGCGCCTCGCTTCCGGTCGAGGTGCTGCACGGCTTCGAGCGGCGCTTCGGCGTCACCGTCCTCGAAGGGTACGGACTCTCCGAGACCTCACCGGTCGCCGCCTTCAACCACCCGGACCGCCCGCGCAAGGCGGGTTCGATCGGACAGCCCGTCCGCGGAGTCGAGATGAAGCTCGTCGCCGAGGACGGTGGCGCGGTGCCCCCCGGTGAGGTCGGCGAGATCGCGATCCGCGGTGAGAACCTCATGACGGGCTATTGGAACCGCCGCGAGGCCACGGCGGAGGCGGTCCGCGACGGCTGGTTCCACAGCGGTGATCTGGCCCGTCTCGACGAGGACGGCTTCTACTTCATCGTCGACCGGAAGAAGGATCTGATCATCCGCGGCGGCTACAACGTGTACCCGCGTGAAGTCGAGGAGGTGCTGTACGCGCACCCGTCGGTCGCCGAGGCCGCCGTCGTCGGCGTGCCGCACTCGTTCCACGGGGAGGAGATCGCAGCGGTGATCGTGCTCCGGCCCGGTGCCGAGGCCACGGCCGAGGAGATCCGGGAGTACGTCAGGGACCGGGTGGCGGCGTACAAGTACCCGCGGATCGTCACGTTCACGGCCGAGCTTCCCAAGGGACCCACCGGCAAGATCCTCAAGCGCGAGATCGTGGTCACCGGTCAGTGA
- a CDS encoding AraC family transcriptional regulator ligand-binding domain-containing protein: MRPLVRTAALSGYVELCRSLGIDPQPLMKRVGLDTAALAVQDRWISGSAVVQVLELSAVAAGHEDFGLLMAEFRRFSNLGPISLVVREEPDVRSALGLLIRHQHMYNEVLDTRLSEGDGLATLKVDLRLGEALDTRQATELAIAAYHRILRDFLHTRWQPLSVWFRHPAPADVSTHRRAFGPIVEFDREFDGIVFYAGDLDAPNAMADPLLRAYAHQYFEAITVPRDTTTADRVRELIEVLLPTGRCSIEQVARSLGVDRRTVHRHLASSGETFSSLLGATRRHLAEQFVANPRRSLTEISDLLGFSSLSGFSRWFHEQFGCSPRAWRSAGSQHRLPGQD, from the coding sequence ATGAGGCCCCTGGTCCGTACCGCAGCCCTCAGCGGCTACGTCGAGCTGTGTCGATCGCTCGGTATCGACCCGCAGCCGCTGATGAAGCGCGTGGGCCTGGACACCGCCGCCCTCGCGGTCCAGGACCGGTGGATCTCCGGCTCCGCCGTGGTCCAGGTGCTGGAACTGTCGGCAGTCGCCGCGGGTCACGAGGACTTCGGATTGCTCATGGCGGAGTTCCGGCGCTTCTCCAACCTCGGCCCCATCAGTCTGGTCGTCCGTGAGGAACCCGATGTGCGGAGCGCACTGGGGCTGTTGATCCGCCACCAGCACATGTACAACGAGGTCCTGGACACCCGATTGTCCGAGGGGGACGGGCTGGCCACGTTGAAGGTCGACCTGCGTCTGGGCGAAGCGCTGGACACCCGGCAGGCCACGGAGCTGGCCATCGCCGCCTACCACCGAATCCTGCGCGACTTCCTGCACACCCGGTGGCAGCCCCTCTCCGTATGGTTCAGGCACCCTGCACCGGCGGACGTCTCGACGCACCGGCGCGCCTTCGGCCCCATCGTGGAGTTCGACCGCGAGTTCGACGGCATCGTCTTCTACGCGGGCGATCTCGACGCGCCCAACGCGATGGCGGATCCACTGCTGCGCGCGTACGCCCACCAGTACTTCGAGGCGATCACCGTACCCAGGGACACCACCACCGCGGACCGGGTGCGCGAGCTGATCGAGGTCCTGCTGCCGACGGGGCGCTGCTCGATCGAACAGGTCGCCCGCAGCCTGGGCGTGGACCGGCGGACCGTTCACCGGCACCTGGCCTCCTCGGGCGAGACGTTCTCCTCGCTCCTGGGCGCCACCCGTCGGCACCTCGCGGAGCAGTTCGTCGCGAACCCCCGGCGCTCGCTCACGGAGATCTCCGACCTGCTGGGCTTCTCGTCGCTGAGCGGTTTCTCGCGCTGGTTCCACGAGCAGTTCGGGTGCAGCCCCCGGGCATGGCGCAGTGCCGGGAGCCAACACCGGCTTCCCGGCCAGGACTGA
- a CDS encoding 3-keto-5-aminohexanoate cleavage protein has translation MHFHDDSLFPENQEKLVIQAAPYGPEWLPGDADDLPLTMDEHVQAAVDCYNAGATVLHIHVRELDGKGSKRMSMFNELLGRLRQAVPDMVLQIGGSISFAPEDEGSEAKWLSYDTRHLLADLDPAPDQVTIAINTSQMNIVEIMTDDDLAGTSIAKPEYYKAYRDMVVEAGPDFYLEHLERLRENGIQPHFQLATLAQLETVERLIRAGVHTGPLILNYVAIGGGFAGRHPADLIEFVRRTPDGAVLTIESSMRAVAPMNAIGIALGVHVRVGNEDNLWRRKGERMTTVEQIEQMVQISEALGRDIATGAEAKKIYKLGEYYSGTDETLARLGMVPNRRPGQRGPMLRVV, from the coding sequence GTGCACTTCCACGACGACTCACTCTTCCCGGAGAACCAGGAGAAGCTGGTGATCCAGGCCGCTCCCTACGGGCCGGAGTGGCTGCCCGGCGACGCCGACGACCTCCCCCTGACGATGGACGAGCACGTACAGGCGGCCGTGGACTGTTACAACGCCGGAGCCACCGTGCTCCACATCCACGTACGCGAGCTCGACGGCAAGGGCTCCAAGCGGATGTCCATGTTCAACGAACTCCTGGGCCGGCTGCGCCAGGCCGTGCCGGACATGGTCCTGCAGATCGGCGGCTCGATCTCGTTCGCTCCGGAGGACGAGGGCAGCGAGGCCAAGTGGCTGAGCTACGACACCCGCCACCTGCTGGCCGACCTCGACCCCGCGCCGGACCAGGTGACGATCGCGATCAACACCAGCCAGATGAACATCGTCGAGATCATGACCGACGACGACCTGGCGGGCACCTCGATCGCGAAGCCCGAGTACTACAAGGCCTACCGCGACATGGTCGTCGAGGCGGGCCCCGATTTCTACCTGGAGCACCTGGAGCGCCTGCGCGAGAACGGCATCCAGCCGCACTTCCAGCTCGCCACCCTGGCTCAGCTCGAAACCGTGGAGCGGCTCATCCGAGCCGGCGTCCACACCGGCCCGCTGATCCTCAACTACGTGGCCATCGGCGGCGGTTTCGCGGGCCGGCACCCGGCAGACCTGATCGAGTTCGTCCGTCGCACCCCGGACGGCGCCGTCCTCACCATCGAGAGTTCCATGCGCGCCGTGGCGCCGATGAACGCCATCGGCATCGCGCTCGGTGTGCACGTGCGCGTGGGCAACGAGGACAACCTGTGGCGGCGCAAGGGCGAGCGCATGACCACCGTCGAGCAGATCGAGCAGATGGTGCAGATCTCCGAGGCGCTCGGCCGCGACATCGCGACGGGCGCCGAGGCCAAGAAGATCTACAAGCTCGGCGAGTACTACTCCGGGACCGACGAGACGCTGGCCCGTCTCGGCATGGTGCCGAACCGCCGACCCGGTCAGCGCGGCCCCATGCTGCGCGTCGTCTGA